A genomic region of Drosophila biarmipes strain raj3 unplaced genomic scaffold, RU_DBia_V1.1 ptg000015l, whole genome shotgun sequence contains the following coding sequences:
- the LOC108024369 gene encoding uncharacterized protein LOC108024369 isoform X28, whose translation MWTPCICSACRFVNENTQELYFKDEKLHHCATKNNLCGTLESRDASAIYYFKKHIISNTAKLDIEDSLKYNDFTFDKIMTETELLYGLNCYDVLNSSTKMAINPRYLAIRNVFF comes from the exons TTTCGTTAACGAGAACACTCAAGAATTGTACTTTAAAGACGAAAAGCTGCACCACTGTGcaacgaaaaataatttatgcgGAACATTGGAAAGTAGAGATGCTTCAGCGATATACTATTTCAAGAAACATATAATATCAAACACGGCAAAACTGGATATAGAAGATTCACTaaagtataatgattttacttttgataaaataatg ACTGAAACTGAGCTGTTGTACGGTTTGAATTGCTACGACGTTTTGAACAGCAGTACAAAAATGGCTATAAATCCCAGATACTTAGCtataagaaatgtttttttttag